A window of uncultured Draconibacterium sp. contains these coding sequences:
- a CDS encoding peptidylprolyl isomerase: protein MNRLVAILFIALYLLSCGTKEKPAKENTAEASETKEAQKQNEDEEWAEILSALVKIDSYDGSRILESGQGFFVGENLVVTKYSLVTNATQVKLTPFDGEKAFAATRFVAFDRINDLIILQVDSVKRTPVALFTGVAPQTAKSIYVAPKTGKTIQLFSGKVLNLATVRGTKLYRITNLIRNSQIGAPVFVSNRKAIGVAFSATVDYKQQSFAIPSMYISEMLNKREDAKALEVLKTTSNAKIAAENAKIKGLVLETEAGDITLKLFNETPAYRDNFIRLAKEHYFDSLLVHRVIADFGIQSGAADTRYAEPKASVGWKGPGYTIPSHIVPGLYHKRGMIGSPRKPDTHNQRRRSDGSQFYIVSGRIYYDHELDDLEKQNDYKFSAAQRNAYKTIGGAPHLDGTYTIFGEVISGMDVVDKIVKVKTDDRWRPVEDIRIKQVRILK, encoded by the coding sequence ATGAACCGACTTGTAGCCATATTATTTATAGCTCTGTATTTGCTCTCGTGCGGTACAAAAGAAAAACCTGCAAAAGAAAACACGGCAGAGGCATCCGAAACAAAAGAAGCTCAGAAACAAAATGAGGATGAAGAATGGGCTGAAATTTTATCGGCGCTGGTTAAAATCGATTCGTACGATGGAAGCCGGATTCTGGAATCGGGTCAGGGATTTTTTGTTGGCGAGAATTTAGTGGTTACAAAATATTCACTTGTAACCAATGCCACCCAAGTGAAGCTGACTCCATTTGATGGTGAAAAAGCATTTGCTGCTACCCGTTTTGTGGCCTTCGATCGGATTAACGATCTTATTATTTTGCAGGTCGACAGCGTAAAACGAACTCCCGTTGCGTTGTTTACTGGTGTTGCGCCTCAAACTGCAAAATCCATTTATGTAGCACCCAAAACAGGAAAAACCATTCAGCTTTTTTCGGGGAAAGTGTTGAATTTAGCGACTGTGCGTGGCACTAAATTGTATCGCATTACAAACCTGATCAGGAACTCGCAAATTGGGGCACCCGTATTTGTGTCGAACCGAAAGGCCATTGGAGTAGCTTTTTCTGCAACCGTTGATTACAAACAACAAAGTTTTGCAATCCCTTCGATGTATATATCTGAAATGTTGAATAAAAGGGAAGATGCAAAAGCTTTGGAGGTACTTAAAACCACATCGAATGCAAAAATTGCAGCCGAAAATGCAAAGATTAAAGGACTGGTACTGGAAACCGAAGCCGGAGATATTACCCTAAAATTGTTTAATGAAACGCCTGCTTACCGCGATAATTTTATTCGCCTGGCAAAGGAACATTATTTCGATAGTTTGCTGGTACACCGTGTAATTGCCGATTTTGGAATTCAAAGTGGAGCTGCCGACACACGTTACGCCGAACCCAAAGCCAGTGTGGGCTGGAAAGGCCCCGGTTATACCATTCCATCGCACATTGTGCCGGGATTGTACCACAAGCGTGGAATGATCGGATCTCCACGCAAACCCGATACTCACAATCAACGTCGGCGCTCGGACGGTTCGCAGTTTTATATTGTTTCGGGCCGCATTTATTACGACCACGAGCTGGATGATCTTGAAAAACAAAACGATTACAAGTTTTCGGCAGCGCAGCGGAACGCCTACAAAACAATTGGAGGTGCGCCACATTTAGACGGTACTTATACGATTTTTGGCGAGGTGATTTCGGGAATGGACGTGGTCGATAAAATTGTAAAAGTTAAAACCGATGATCGTTGGCGTCCCGTTGAAGACATTCGTATTAAACAGGTGCGCATTTTAAAATAA
- a CDS encoding peptidylprolyl isomerase, protein MKFRLYDDTPLHRNAFVELANEGYYDETLFYRVIQDFLIQGGSKSSKDAPPGKRIGYGDPDKTVDDEILSHYFHKKGSLCAPRQPDEINPFKQSDISQFFIIKGSVHTSGALDTMEMAVNRPIRKKISEKYLTPSVRAELKQLKEEKKVAEFRAIANEVKDKIETEYTLDPGTLEFSEAQREAYTTVGGYPELDGKYTIFGECISGFDVIDKIAALNTDKNNRPYTDVKITVTVLSK, encoded by the coding sequence ATGAAATTCAGACTTTACGACGATACTCCTTTGCATCGAAATGCGTTTGTTGAACTGGCCAACGAGGGGTATTACGATGAAACACTTTTTTACCGGGTAATCCAGGATTTTCTGATTCAGGGCGGCTCAAAAAGTTCGAAGGATGCGCCTCCCGGAAAACGAATTGGTTACGGCGATCCGGACAAAACGGTTGACGACGAAATTCTTTCCCATTATTTTCATAAAAAAGGTTCGCTTTGTGCACCACGCCAGCCCGACGAAATAAATCCATTTAAACAGTCGGATATTTCGCAGTTCTTTATAATTAAAGGAAGTGTGCATACTTCCGGGGCACTCGATACGATGGAGATGGCTGTAAACAGGCCCATTCGAAAAAAGATAAGCGAAAAATATCTGACTCCATCTGTAAGGGCTGAATTGAAACAACTTAAGGAAGAAAAGAAAGTGGCGGAATTCAGAGCGATTGCCAACGAAGTAAAAGATAAAATTGAAACTGAATATACGCTTGATCCGGGAACTTTGGAATTCTCGGAAGCACAACGGGAAGCTTATACAACCGTTGGTGGATATCCCGAGTTGGATGGCAAATACACCATTTTTGGTGAGTGTATTTCCGGATTTGATGTGATTGATAAAATAGCCGCACTAAATACCGATAAAAACAATCGGCCATATACCGATGTGAAAATTACAGTTACTGTTTTAAGTAAATGA
- a CDS encoding peptidylprolyl isomerase has product MKRLFVLMLIVFIVAGISCSRAQKHGEDDLVVIKTEFGDITLKLYNDTPEHKKNFLKLIDEGYYDGLLFHRVMKNFMIQGGDPDSKNAQPGARLGSGNPGYTIPAEIIPGHIHKKGALAAARRGGPSNPEKRSSGSQFYIVHGELFTPGKLDTMEMMMNSRAKNDFYKEQFTAATPELNKFRQNNDQAGFNVRVAEIRAETDSIWETKPKITFSPEQREAYTTIGGYPSLDGEYTVFGEVVDGLDVVDKIAELETDQFDRPKSDVKIEVELVK; this is encoded by the coding sequence ATGAAGAGATTGTTTGTTTTAATGCTCATCGTTTTTATTGTTGCCGGCATCTCTTGTAGCCGGGCTCAAAAACATGGTGAGGATGATTTGGTTGTTATTAAAACAGAGTTCGGAGACATTACATTAAAACTGTACAACGATACACCTGAGCACAAAAAGAATTTTTTAAAATTAATTGACGAAGGTTATTACGATGGATTGCTTTTTCATCGGGTAATGAAAAATTTTATGATACAAGGAGGCGACCCTGATTCTAAAAACGCACAACCCGGCGCACGATTAGGTTCCGGGAATCCGGGTTATACCATTCCGGCAGAAATTATTCCCGGGCACATTCATAAAAAAGGGGCGCTTGCTGCAGCGCGACGCGGTGGTCCTTCAAATCCTGAAAAACGGTCGAGCGGTTCACAATTTTACATTGTACATGGCGAGTTGTTTACTCCGGGTAAACTCGATACAATGGAAATGATGATGAACTCGCGGGCTAAAAACGATTTTTACAAAGAGCAGTTTACTGCTGCTACACCCGAACTGAATAAATTCAGACAAAATAACGACCAGGCCGGATTTAATGTGCGGGTAGCTGAAATTCGGGCAGAAACAGACAGCATTTGGGAAACTAAACCCAAAATAACTTTTTCGCCCGAACAAAGAGAAGCATACACTACAATTGGCGGTTATCCGTCGCTTGATGGCGAATATACTGTTTTTGGCGAGGTTGTTGATGGACTGGATGTTGTAGATAAAATCGCTGAGTTGGAAACCGATCAGTTCGACCGGCCCAAAAGCGATGTGAAAATAGAAGTTGAATTGGTAAAATAA
- a CDS encoding GNAT family protein — protein MDHIRVNDKLRLEKVNLSMAKVVFDTIDNDREHLKQWLPFVDYTKQISDTEKFIASISNPENKKDLIYSIWHKEEFAGLVGFKDTDWANRKTEIGYWLTSKMQGKGIITSCVEKLIRFAFKNQKLNRIQIKAAKQNTKSASIPQKLGFTLEGVEREGELHQSGYFDLEVYSLLKSDLSK, from the coding sequence ATGGATCACATTAGAGTAAACGACAAACTTCGACTTGAAAAAGTGAATTTATCGATGGCAAAAGTAGTTTTTGATACCATTGATAACGACCGGGAACATTTGAAACAATGGCTGCCTTTTGTTGATTATACAAAACAGATTTCCGATACCGAGAAATTTATTGCCAGCATTAGCAATCCGGAGAACAAAAAAGATCTTATTTACAGCATTTGGCACAAGGAAGAATTTGCAGGACTGGTGGGTTTTAAAGATACCGATTGGGCAAACCGTAAAACAGAAATTGGTTATTGGCTCACCTCAAAAATGCAGGGAAAAGGAATTATTACTTCGTGTGTGGAGAAGCTAATTCGTTTTGCATTTAAAAATCAGAAATTAAACCGTATTCAAATAAAAGCAGCCAAACAAAACACAAAAAGTGCTTCCATTCCGCAAAAATTAGGTTTTACCCTTGAGGGTGTGGAACGCGAAGGGGAATTACATCAAAGCGGCTATTTCGATCTGGAGGTGTATAGTTTACTTAAATCTGACCTCTCAAAATAA
- a CDS encoding acyl carrier protein yields MVTEIVEEKSIRRNLYRVLRKTGVTKENICLSASFIDDLNFDKIDWTIFTYYLERIFNIAVKDDELSKFGSVDDTLHYLRGELVYLSN; encoded by the coding sequence ATGGTAACAGAAATTGTAGAAGAAAAGTCGATTAGAAGAAACCTCTATAGAGTGTTAAGAAAAACAGGCGTTACTAAAGAAAACATTTGCTTAAGTGCTTCATTTATTGACGATCTGAACTTCGACAAAATTGACTGGACAATTTTTACTTATTATCTCGAACGTATTTTTAACATAGCCGTTAAGGACGACGAATTAAGTAAATTTGGAAGTGTAGATGATACGCTACACTATCTTCGCGGAGAACTTGTTTATCTGAGTAACTAG
- a CDS encoding mechanosensitive ion channel domain-containing protein: MEKMENLSEQLYSIIMVYGPKLIGAIITLLIGMWVISVLRKALRSRFEKQNVDPSLRGFLNSTIGIGLKAMLWIAVIGMMGVEMTSFIAILGAAGLAVGMALSGTLQNFAGGVMILIFKPFKVGDFIDAQGHAGIVNEIQIFNTILKTPDNKTIIIPNGGLSTGSMINFSAEAKRRVDFTFGIAYGDDVDKAKEVLLKLIKADDRIINDPAEPFIAVSELADSSVNLVVRVWADAANYWGIYFGLTEQVYKTFDKEGLNIPFPQMDVHVQK; the protein is encoded by the coding sequence ATGGAAAAAATGGAAAACCTTTCAGAACAGTTATACTCCATTATTATGGTGTATGGTCCAAAATTAATTGGCGCAATTATTACCCTGCTTATTGGTATGTGGGTAATTTCAGTTTTACGAAAAGCATTACGCAGCCGCTTCGAAAAACAAAACGTGGATCCTTCGCTTCGGGGATTTTTAAACAGTACCATTGGTATTGGCCTAAAAGCAATGCTTTGGATAGCAGTAATTGGAATGATGGGAGTTGAAATGACTTCTTTTATTGCGATACTTGGTGCTGCAGGTTTGGCAGTTGGTATGGCACTTTCAGGCACGCTTCAAAATTTTGCAGGTGGAGTTATGATTTTAATTTTTAAACCTTTTAAAGTTGGCGATTTCATCGATGCCCAGGGACATGCAGGAATTGTAAACGAAATCCAGATTTTTAATACCATATTAAAAACACCTGACAACAAAACCATAATTATTCCCAACGGAGGACTATCAACAGGTTCGATGATCAATTTTTCGGCCGAAGCAAAACGTAGAGTTGATTTTACCTTTGGAATTGCATACGGTGACGACGTTGACAAAGCAAAAGAAGTGTTGTTAAAACTTATAAAAGCTGACGATCGAATTATCAATGATCCGGCTGAACCTTTTATTGCCGTTAGCGAACTGGCCGACAGTTCGGTGAATCTGGTAGTCCGAGTTTGGGCCGATGCAGCCAACTATTGGGGAATTTATTTTGGACTGACAGAGCAAGTGTATAAAACATTTGACAAAGAAGGTCTTAACATCCCATTCCCACAAATGGATGTTCACGTACAAAAGTAG
- a CDS encoding RNA-binding S4 domain-containing protein: protein MREFKLTEEYIELVKLLKLLRIAQTGGHAKIIVEEGEVIRNGEPEYRKRAKLRAGDVLEIMGEEITIVS, encoded by the coding sequence ATGCGCGAATTTAAACTTACAGAGGAATACATTGAACTGGTTAAACTGTTAAAACTGCTTCGAATTGCACAAACCGGCGGGCATGCAAAAATAATAGTTGAGGAAGGCGAAGTAATTCGAAACGGAGAACCGGAATATCGGAAAAGAGCAAAATTGAGGGCAGGTGATGTGCTTGAAATTATGGGCGAGGAAATAACTATTGTCTCATAG
- a CDS encoding C1 family peptidase — protein sequence MMKRLALLFVVFYLGVFTLIAQDEKEEFTIVKELKHTPVISQGRTGTCWSFATTSFLESEIMRLGFPETNLSEMFFVNYNYQTKAFQYLLYHGNNNFGEGSVSHDVLNIVSEKGIATYESFPGEKVDGKYNHSKLISQLKKEADDINKTKSGKIDVSDFDAYQSILKEHLGKLPKKVELDDDKYSPEKLRDKFKIDTDDYAELTSFSHHPFYQQFVLEIPDNWAHALYYNLPVDDLLEVMYNALNTGYTIAWDGDTSEKTFTHKKGKADVSEKQQGKVNQKLRQETFYDRTTTDDHLMHIVGLSKDAEGKDCFYTKNSWGADSNDYGGYLHLTEDYVRLKTIAIMVHKDAIPKKIKNKLGL from the coding sequence ATGATGAAGAGATTGGCTTTGCTATTTGTAGTTTTTTACCTGGGCGTTTTTACACTAATTGCCCAGGACGAAAAGGAGGAATTTACGATTGTTAAAGAGTTAAAACACACTCCTGTAATTAGTCAGGGGCGTACAGGAACATGTTGGAGTTTTGCCACAACAAGTTTTTTGGAGTCGGAAATAATGCGATTGGGTTTTCCGGAAACAAATCTTTCGGAAATGTTTTTTGTAAACTACAACTACCAAACCAAAGCTTTCCAATATCTGCTGTATCACGGGAATAATAATTTTGGCGAAGGCAGTGTTTCGCACGATGTTCTGAATATTGTTAGCGAAAAAGGAATTGCCACGTACGAATCGTTTCCGGGAGAAAAAGTTGACGGGAAATACAACCATTCCAAACTTATATCGCAGCTAAAGAAAGAAGCTGATGATATTAATAAAACGAAAAGTGGCAAAATTGATGTGTCCGATTTTGATGCTTATCAGTCAATTTTGAAAGAACATTTAGGAAAGTTGCCAAAGAAGGTGGAACTGGACGACGACAAATATTCGCCTGAAAAATTGCGCGATAAATTTAAGATCGATACAGATGATTATGCAGAGTTAACTTCATTCTCTCATCATCCGTTTTACCAACAGTTTGTATTGGAAATTCCTGATAACTGGGCGCATGCCTTGTATTATAATCTGCCTGTTGACGATTTGTTGGAGGTAATGTACAACGCTCTAAATACAGGTTATACCATTGCGTGGGATGGCGATACCAGCGAAAAAACATTTACCCATAAAAAAGGGAAAGCTGATGTTTCGGAAAAACAACAAGGAAAAGTAAACCAGAAATTAAGGCAGGAAACTTTTTACGACCGAACCACCACCGACGATCATCTGATGCACATTGTTGGTTTATCGAAAGATGCGGAAGGTAAAGATTGTTTTTATACCAAAAATTCGTGGGGTGCAGACAGTAACGACTACGGTGGTTATTTACATCTGACAGAAGACTATGTACGCTTAAAAACCATTGCAATTATGGTTCATAAAGATGCGATACCCAAAAAAATTAAAAACAAACTTGGATTATAA
- a CDS encoding MmcQ/YjbR family DNA-binding protein, translated as MNVEEIRDYCLSKEGVTESFPFNETTLVFKVIKMFCLLGLDDSRISLKNDPEKNIELRAHYSAIIPGYHLNKQHWNTIELNGTVPGDLMKEMIDESYDLIVKSLTKKQKEELSKL; from the coding sequence ATGAATGTTGAAGAGATTCGCGATTACTGTTTAAGTAAAGAAGGAGTTACTGAAAGTTTTCCTTTCAATGAAACAACACTGGTATTTAAAGTAATTAAGATGTTTTGTTTGCTTGGCTTAGATGATTCCCGAATAAGTTTAAAAAACGATCCTGAAAAAAATATTGAGTTGCGGGCACATTATTCAGCAATCATTCCGGGGTATCATTTAAATAAACAACACTGGAACACCATTGAATTAAACGGAACTGTTCCGGGAGATTTAATGAAAGAAATGATTGATGAGTCGTACGATTTAATCGTTAAAAGTTTGACCAAAAAACAAAAAGAGGAACTAAGTAAATTGTAG
- a CDS encoding YraN family protein: protein MVSTRELGELAEGMAQQYLSKLGYEIKETNWYYGHLELDIVAMDCDELVIVEVKARTGLRYEHPSEAVTNAKIKRIVEAADAYIIERDLDVETRFDVITVVFFKQGHELEHFKDAFYPTM from the coding sequence ATGGTTTCAACCCGCGAATTAGGCGAACTTGCTGAAGGAATGGCTCAACAATATTTGAGCAAGTTGGGATATGAGATTAAAGAAACCAACTGGTATTATGGTCATTTAGAGTTGGATATTGTTGCCATGGATTGCGACGAGCTGGTAATTGTGGAAGTAAAAGCACGTACCGGATTACGCTACGAACATCCTTCGGAGGCGGTTACCAACGCAAAAATCAAACGAATAGTTGAAGCAGCCGATGCCTATATAATTGAACGCGATCTGGATGTTGAAACACGTTTTGATGTAATAACAGTCGTTTTTTTTAAACAGGGACACGAGCTGGAGCATTTTAAAGATGCGTTTTATCCAACCATGTAA
- a CDS encoding LD-carboxypeptidase, producing MITPPPIKSNSKIRIVSPAGKIKEEHVKPAVEWLEQQGFEVELGKHVFAQHFQFAGTDEQRLNDLQEALDDPDCDAIICSRGGYGTVRIVNKLDFTTFAQKPKWLVGFSDITILHSCFHNLGFASIHGVMPRYFFDSDGNPSESLVSMMKLITGESISYSVDSATFNKKGKAEAEIVGGNLSIITSLQGTKYDLNTDGKILFLEDIDEFLYHTDRMIHQLKLSGKLDNLAGLILGDFTDMKDNESPFGKTVHEIILEAVSGFDYPVCFDFPGGHDKKNLALTFGCEWELEVGEGITKLRLK from the coding sequence ATGATTACACCACCACCCATAAAATCCAATTCAAAAATACGCATTGTATCGCCTGCAGGTAAAATTAAAGAAGAACATGTAAAACCTGCAGTTGAATGGTTAGAGCAACAAGGTTTCGAAGTGGAATTGGGCAAACATGTTTTTGCTCAGCATTTTCAGTTTGCGGGTACCGACGAACAACGACTGAATGATTTGCAAGAGGCGCTTGATGACCCGGATTGCGATGCCATAATTTGTTCGCGTGGTGGATACGGAACCGTTCGGATTGTGAATAAGCTTGATTTTACAACTTTTGCCCAAAAGCCAAAATGGCTGGTCGGTTTTAGCGACATTACCATTTTGCATTCGTGTTTTCATAATCTTGGTTTTGCAAGCATTCACGGAGTAATGCCGCGCTATTTTTTCGATTCCGATGGAAATCCGTCGGAGAGCCTCGTTTCAATGATGAAACTGATTACCGGAGAAAGTATAAGCTACTCGGTCGATTCAGCTACTTTTAATAAAAAGGGGAAAGCCGAAGCGGAGATTGTTGGAGGAAACCTTTCGATTATTACCAGTTTGCAAGGGACAAAGTATGATTTGAATACCGATGGCAAAATCCTTTTTCTGGAAGACATTGATGAATTTTTATACCATACCGACAGAATGATACATCAACTAAAATTAAGCGGAAAACTGGATAACCTGGCCGGACTGATTTTGGGTGATTTTACCGACATGAAAGACAATGAATCACCTTTTGGAAAAACGGTTCATGAAATTATTCTGGAAGCTGTGTCTGGATTTGATTATCCGGTGTGTTTTGATTTCCCGGGAGGCCACGATAAAAAAAATCTGGCACTTACATTTGGCTGCGAATGGGAGTTGGAAGTTGGGGAGGGTATAACAAAACTGAGATTAAAGTAG
- the tnpA gene encoding IS200/IS605 family transposase, with product MANTYTQVHIQMIFSVQNRISVIRKSWEEELYQYITGIIQNYNHKVLAINGMPDHIHILIGLRPTQALSDLLQDIKGSSSKWINQKGFVNGQFSWQEGFGAFSYSRSHGDAVIEYITKQKEHHKKRTFIEEYLEFLKKFDIPFNERYIFNPVEYETE from the coding sequence ATGGCCAACACATACACGCAAGTCCATATCCAGATGATTTTTTCCGTACAAAATCGTATCTCAGTCATTCGCAAAAGCTGGGAGGAAGAATTATACCAATACATTACCGGAATTATTCAAAATTACAACCACAAAGTTCTGGCAATTAACGGGATGCCGGATCATATTCATATTCTAATTGGCTTGCGCCCCACTCAAGCCCTATCCGACCTTTTACAGGATATTAAAGGAAGTTCGTCAAAGTGGATCAACCAAAAAGGTTTTGTGAATGGGCAGTTTTCGTGGCAAGAAGGATTTGGTGCATTTTCGTATAGTAGATCGCACGGTGATGCGGTGATTGAATACATCACAAAACAAAAAGAACATCACAAAAAGCGTACTTTTATTGAGGAATATCTGGAGTTTTTGAAAAAATTTGATATCCCTTTTAACGAACGCTACATTTTTAACCCGGTTGAATACGAAACGGAGTAG
- a CDS encoding HAD hydrolase-like protein — protein sequence MSQFSHILFDLDGTLTDNTQGIKNSLKYALNKMHVDGYSEAIMDQFIGPPLQWGFSNLFGLNERNTKLAVEYFREYYGENGWHQNEPYDGIFEMLAELDAQGKKMYIATSKLEKYALQIMKHFEMDKYIIRLKGADYGGKKATKSQIITDLLEMQQLTPSEQIVMIGDTVFDIRGGKENGLSTVAVNYGFGKEEELRNENPDYFADDVDELYEILSA from the coding sequence ATGTCACAATTTTCACATATTCTTTTTGATCTCGATGGAACCCTGACCGACAACACGCAGGGGATAAAAAATTCGTTAAAATATGCCTTGAACAAGATGCATGTTGATGGTTATTCAGAGGCGATTATGGATCAGTTTATTGGTCCGCCACTGCAATGGGGTTTTAGTAATTTGTTCGGTTTAAACGAGCGAAATACAAAACTGGCAGTGGAGTATTTTCGTGAGTATTACGGAGAAAACGGCTGGCATCAGAACGAACCCTACGATGGAATTTTTGAAATGCTGGCGGAGCTGGATGCACAGGGAAAGAAAATGTACATTGCCACATCGAAACTGGAAAAATATGCCCTTCAGATTATGAAGCATTTTGAAATGGATAAATACATTATTCGGTTAAAAGGTGCCGATTACGGAGGAAAGAAGGCAACAAAGTCGCAGATTATTACCGATTTGCTGGAAATGCAGCAACTTACGCCATCAGAACAAATTGTAATGATTGGCGACACGGTTTTTGATATCAGGGGCGGGAAAGAAAACGGGCTGTCAACGGTGGCAGTAAATTATGGTTTCGGAAAAGAAGAAGAACTGAGAAACGAAAATCCGGATTATTTTGCTGACGATGTGGATGAATTATACGAGATTTTATCTGCCTGA